One Cryptosporangium aurantiacum DNA window includes the following coding sequences:
- a CDS encoding rhodanese-like domain-containing protein: MHHDPAGEQRLGDDPTAVSADAFAWRLTPAETVAAFVRGALLIDIRSTVERQAQGWLPGAIVLEPSVLEWRLVPNTGGHLPEMTSFDVEIVLVSRDGEASSIAAARLRELGLWRATDLAGGFRAWRAAQLPIGGDPAAIRG, from the coding sequence GTGCACCACGATCCGGCAGGCGAGCAGCGGCTAGGCGACGATCCGACAGCCGTCTCGGCGGACGCGTTCGCGTGGCGGCTCACCCCGGCGGAGACCGTGGCCGCGTTCGTCCGCGGTGCGCTGCTCATCGACATCCGATCGACGGTGGAACGCCAGGCGCAAGGGTGGTTACCCGGCGCGATCGTGCTCGAGCCGTCGGTGCTGGAGTGGCGGCTGGTGCCGAACACCGGTGGGCACCTCCCCGAGATGACCAGCTTCGACGTCGAGATCGTGCTGGTGTCGCGGGACGGCGAGGCGTCGAGCATCGCCGCGGCGCGGCTGCGCGAGCTGGGGTTGTGGCGCGCGACCGACCTGGCGGGCGGCTTCCGTGCCTGGCGGGCCGCCCAACTGCCGATCGGCGGCGACCCCGCCGCGATCCGCGGCTGA
- a CDS encoding PLP-dependent aminotransferase family protein, which produces MSPTPPLAARLRGVASSPVRDLLALLERPEVLSFAGGLPAPELFDVDGVRDAYARALSGPGARLALQYAPTDGNPELRALIADRLSGRGLPTGAGDLLVTTGSQQALTLVATALLDPGAVVAVEEPTYLAALQCFQLAGARIVTVPGDEDGVDPDALADVVARHRPVLFYTVPTFANPTGRTLPAERRAAVARVAAASGLWVVEDDPYGELRYRGAPVAPLAASPDAAVLYLGSFSKIGAPGLRLGWVRAPAALRPALVVAKQAADLHTSTIDQAAAAAYLAATDLDAHVKLLQDAYRERRDTMIAALPGTLPPGSRWTEPDGGMFTWVRMPGDLDAAELLPTALAHDVAFVPGAPFYAGAPDRSTFRLSFTTNTPEQIREGMRRLGRALAAHGTAVRPADDRPDPV; this is translated from the coding sequence GTGTCCCCCACTCCCCCTCTGGCCGCCCGGCTTCGTGGCGTCGCCAGTTCGCCGGTCCGTGACCTGCTCGCGCTGCTCGAGCGTCCGGAGGTGTTGTCGTTCGCCGGCGGCCTGCCCGCACCGGAGCTGTTCGACGTCGACGGCGTCCGGGACGCGTACGCCCGGGCGCTCTCCGGGCCGGGCGCCCGGCTCGCGCTGCAGTACGCGCCCACCGACGGTAACCCCGAGCTGCGTGCGCTGATCGCGGACCGGCTGAGCGGGCGCGGCCTGCCGACCGGCGCCGGCGACCTACTGGTCACGACCGGATCCCAGCAGGCGTTGACGCTGGTCGCGACCGCGCTGCTGGATCCGGGTGCGGTTGTCGCCGTGGAGGAGCCGACGTACCTCGCGGCGCTGCAGTGCTTCCAGCTCGCCGGTGCGCGGATCGTGACGGTGCCCGGCGACGAGGACGGTGTGGACCCCGACGCGCTGGCGGACGTCGTCGCGCGGCACCGGCCGGTGCTGTTCTACACGGTCCCGACGTTCGCGAACCCGACCGGACGGACGCTGCCCGCGGAGCGGCGCGCCGCGGTGGCCCGAGTCGCCGCCGCGAGCGGGTTGTGGGTGGTGGAGGACGACCCGTACGGCGAGCTGCGGTACCGCGGTGCGCCGGTGGCGCCGCTGGCGGCCTCGCCGGATGCCGCGGTGCTGTACCTGGGCAGTTTCTCGAAGATCGGCGCGCCCGGGCTGCGGCTCGGCTGGGTGCGGGCGCCCGCCGCGCTGCGTCCGGCGCTCGTCGTCGCGAAGCAGGCCGCGGACCTGCACACGTCGACGATCGACCAGGCCGCAGCGGCGGCGTACCTCGCGGCCACCGACCTCGATGCGCACGTAAAGCTGCTTCAGGACGCGTACCGGGAGCGGCGCGACACGATGATCGCCGCGCTGCCCGGGACGCTGCCGCCGGGTAGCCGGTGGACCGAGCCGGACGGCGGAATGTTCACCTGGGTGCGGATGCCCGGCGACCTCGACGCGGCCGAGTTGCTGCCGACCGCGCTGGCGCACGACGTGGCGTTCGTGCCCGGCGCGCCGTTCTACGCGGGTGCGCCGGACCGGTCGACGTTCCGGTTGTCGTTCACCACGAACACGCCGGAGCAGATCCGTGAGGGAATGCGGCGACTCGGCCGCGCCCTGGCCGCCCACGGCACGGCAGTCCGGCCAGCCGACGACCGGCCGGACCCCGTCTGA
- a CDS encoding FKBP-type peptidyl-prolyl cis-trans isomerase produces the protein MQKPDVGPIEGAPPADLVIEDLTVGDGATVGAGQTASVHYVGVSHSTGKEFDASYNRGAPLEFTIGAGQVIAGWDQGVNGMKIGGRRKLTIPPHLAYGDRGAAGVIKPGETLIFVVDLVGIR, from the coding sequence ATGCAGAAGCCCGACGTCGGCCCGATCGAGGGTGCGCCCCCGGCCGACCTGGTCATCGAGGACCTGACCGTCGGTGACGGCGCCACCGTGGGAGCCGGCCAGACGGCCTCGGTCCACTACGTCGGGGTGTCCCACTCCACCGGCAAGGAGTTCGACGCCTCGTACAACCGCGGCGCCCCGCTCGAGTTCACGATCGGCGCGGGCCAGGTCATCGCGGGCTGGGACCAGGGCGTCAACGGTATGAAGATCGGTGGGCGCCGCAAGCTCACGATCCCGCCGCACCTCGCGTACGGCGATCGCGGCGCGGCCGGCGTGATCAAGCCCGGTGAGACGCTGATCTTCGTCGTCGACCTCGTCGGGATCCGCTGA